The following proteins come from a genomic window of Ochotona princeps isolate mOchPri1 chromosome 14, mOchPri1.hap1, whole genome shotgun sequence:
- the INIP gene encoding SOSS complex subunit C, translating to MAANPSGQGFQNKNRVAILAELDKEKRKLLMQNQSSTNHPGAGIALSRPALNKDFRDHAEQQHIAAQQKAALQHAHAHSSGYFITQDSAFGNLILPVLPRLDPE from the exons gttttcaaaacaaaaacagagttgCGATCTTGGCAGAACTggacaaggagaaaagaaaattgcttATGCAGAACCAGTCTTCAACAAACCATCCTGGAGCTGG TATTGCACTCTCAAGGCCGGCTCTGAACAAGGACTTCCGGGACCACGCCGAGCAGCAGCACATCGCCGCCCAGCAGAAGGCAGCTTTGCAG CATGCTCACGCACATTCATCTGGCTACTTCATAACTCAAGACTCCGCGTTTGGCAATCTTATTCTTCCTGTCTTACCTCGCCTTGACCCAGAATGA